A window of Fragaria vesca subsp. vesca linkage group LG7, FraVesHawaii_1.0, whole genome shotgun sequence contains these coding sequences:
- the LOC101299340 gene encoding pentatricopeptide repeat-containing protein At2g22410, mitochondrial-like, whose amino-acid sequence MNRAKPIWRHLSTTAAPPKPPITTLASTKELHAHLIRTHLHKDPSSISDVLRFYTQSPPHLNKAHFVFNQIEQPTLMVWNLMIRGLSQSEKPSEAIRMYSRMRQQGLVGNNLTCIFVFKACARVSDVVCGQKAQACAMKLGFESYLYVNNALIHMYSSCGDLGCAQKVFDEMHERDLVSWNSLICGYSQCNRYKEVLGLFEAMKVTENVRADAVTMVKVVLACIQLGEWGIADCMVKYVEENNVGVDVYLGNTTIDMYGRRGLPRLAREVFDRMRERNVVSWNAMINGYAKVGNLVDARKLFDRMPNRDVISWTSMMTGYSQANQHAEAVSLFREMMAAYVRPDKVTVASVLSACAHVGSLDVGEAVQEYIRKHGVKTDVYVGNALIDMYCKCGVAEKALAVFQGMDKKDSISWTSVISGLAVNGFADSAHEFFSQMLKEGIRPTHSSFVGILLACAHAGLVDKGLEYFKSMEKVHGLKPEMKHYGCVVDLLSRSGKLQEAYEFMQNMPMVPDIIVWRILLGACQVHGNLALAEIVSNKLIELDPSNSGNYILSSNNYALSHRWDGVAKMRGLMDESNVQKPFGSSSIEINVALSHNLSNT is encoded by the coding sequence ATGAACCGCGCAAAACCCATTTGGCGCCACCTGAGCACCACCGCAGCGCCGCCGAAACCACCGATCACCACCTTGGCCTCAACCAAAGAGCTTCACGCCCACCTCATAAGAACCCACCTCCACAAAGACCCATCTTCAATCTCCGACGTTCTCAGATTTTACACACAATCTCCACCACACTTAAACAAAGCCCATTTCGTCTTCAATCAAATTGAACAACCCACATTGATGGTTTGGAACCTCATGATCCGTGGACTATCGCAGAGTGAAAAACCCAGTGAAGCGATTCGTATGTATAGCCGAATGAGGCAACAAGGATTGGTGGGGAACAATTTGACCTGCATATTCGTTTTCAAGGCCTGTGCTCGAGTTTCGGATGTTGTATGTGGCCAAAAGGCTCAAGCTTGTGCAATGAAGCTTGGGTTTGAATCGTATTTGTATGTTAACAATGCTTTGATTCATATGTATTCGAGTTGTGGTGATTTGGGTTGTGCCCAGAAGGTGTTTGATGAAATGCATGAGAGAGATTTGGTTTCGTGGAATTCGTTGATATGTGGGTATAGTCAGTGTAATAGGTATAAGGAGGTTTTGGGTCTTTTCGAGGCGATGAAGGTGACAGAGAATGTGAGGGCTGATGCGGTGACGATGGTGAAAGTTGTTTTGGCATGTATTCAGCTAGGTGAATGGGGAATTGCGGATTGTATGGTGAAGTATGTGGAAGAAAATAATGTTGGTGTTGATGTTTACTTGGGGAATACGACGATAGATATGTATGGGAGGCGTGGTTTGCCGCGTTTGGCTAGGGAAGTTTTTGATAGGATGCGAGAAAGGAATGTAGTATCATGGAATGCCATGATCAATGGGTATGCCAAAGTGGGGAACTTGGTGGATGCAAGAAAGCTTTTTGATAGGATGCCGAATAGGGATGTGATTTCTTGGACTTCCATGATGACTGGTTATTCTCAAGCTAACCAACATGCTGAGGCGGTGAGTCTTTTTCGCGAAATGATGGCAGCTTATGTGAGGCCGGATAAAGTGACAGTGGCTAGTGTGCTTTCCGCTTGTGCCCATGTTGGTTCACTCGATGTGGGAGAGGCTGTACAAGAGTACATAAGGAAGCATGGAGTGAAAACAGATGTTTATGTAGGGAATGCTTTGATAGATATGTATTGCAAATGTGGGGTGGCTGAGAAGGCATTGGCAGTGTTTCAAGGGATGGATAAGAAAGATTCTATCTCATGGACTTCGGTGATTTCAGGCCTTGCGGTAAACGGTTTTGCAGATTCTGCACATGAGTTCTTCTCACAGATGTTAAAAGAAGGTATTCGACCAACTCATTCAAGTTTTGTAGGGATTCTATTAGCTTGCGCTCATGCTGGATTAGTGGATAAGGGATTGGAATATTTCAAAAGCATGGAAAAGGTTCATGGACTAAAGCCAGAGATGAAACACTACGGGTGTGTTGTGGATCTTTTAAGTCGTTCTGGTAAGCTGCAGGAGGCATACGAATTCATGCAGAATATGCCTATGGTACCAGATATTATAGTATGGAGAATTTTGCTGGGTGCTTGTCAAGTTCATGGGAATTTGGCCTTGGCTGAGATTGTGTCAAACAAGCTTATCGAATTGGACCCATCTAACAGCGGGAACTATATTCTCTCATCAAATAACTATGCACTTTCTCATAGATGGGATGGTGTTGCCAAAATGAGAGGATTGATGGATGAGAGCAACGTGCAGAAGCCATTTGGTAGTAGCTCCATTGAAATTAATGTTGCATTATCACATAACTTATCTAATACGTAG
- the LOC101305313 gene encoding L-idonate 5-dehydrogenase-like: MKFFATPLVFGSLANQVVHPADLCFKLPGNVSLEEGAMCEPLSVGVHACRRANVGPETNVLVMGAGPIGLVTLLAARAFGAPRIVIANVDDYRLSVAKTLGADEIVKVSTNIQVSL; this comes from the exons ATGAAGTTTTTCGCCACTCCACTAGTTTTTGGTTCACTGGCAAACCAG GTTGTCCATCCTGCAGACCTGTGTTTTAAACTGCCAGGGAATGTGAGTTTGGAAGAAGGGGCAATGTGTGAGCCCTTGAGTGTTGGTGTTCATGCCTGTCGCCGAGCTAATGTTGGTCCAGAAACAAATGTTTTGGTTATGGGAGCAGGACCCATAGGGCTTGTTACACTGCTAGCTGCTCGTGCTTTTGGGGCACCGAGAATTGTCATTGCAAACGTGGATGACTATCGTTTATCAGTTGCAAAGACTCTAGGTGCAGATGAGATAGTGAAAGTTTCAACAAACATCCAGGTTTCTTTATGA
- the LOC101300196 gene encoding F-box protein At2g26160-like — MYPGVLRNSTIEKDLSFSINRGRDQGISLKAQYKSTRPGPNQLKLGSKPDSISAGRTEDFKNLRARRSRVLGHNLVMDPSRDWSQLPKNLLNSVLGRLELLGDYLRFSIVCKPWYWVAKDNKNIFATRQSCHPPPMLLINTDNEDTWKVYNVMDNKLLDMEVRLPNTRFCGSSKGWLIYVEKNNYAITLVNPFFRVRGRREKQNSLIHLPPLLPPINDFYRQHFDYLVHKVVISADPLLNANECIVVVITEPFSQLAFIRLGKDSTWTFVDWRHRARGFCEVVFLEGKLYGVQCDNRVLSCEINSRFHSGLKIVARSFLINWTKNYLVYLNEKGLLLVHRLIVKDEDGRPRTVKFVIYKLNFNKRKWIEINTLGDVALFVGDNSSFSVTASSFRGCLPNSVYFSHDSNSQEEVLGADGPHDFGVYDFENKRFLTIDAVHVSTLAKLSKQPPIWIVPTFQL; from the exons ATGTATCCCGGTGTCCTGAGGAATAGTACAATAGAAAAGGATTTGAGCTTTTCTATAAATAGAGGGAGAGATCAGGGTATTAGCTTGAAAGCCCAATACAAGAGTACAAGACCGGGCCCAAATCAG CTAAAGTTGGGGTCTAAACCTGACTCCATCTCTGCCGGCCGGACCGAAGACTTCAAGAACCTTCGAGCAAGACGTAGTAGAGTTTTAGGGCACAACCTTGTTATGGATCCATCTCGAG ATTGGTCACAGTTGCCTAAGAACCTGTTGAATTCAGTTTTAGGGAGGCTAGAGTTATTGGGAGATTATTTGCGGTTTAGTATTGTCTGTAAACCATGGTATTGGGTAGCAAAGGATAATAAAAACATATTTGCTACAAGGCAAAGTTGTCATCCTCCTCCAATGCTCTTGATTAATACCGACAATGAAGATACATGGAAGGTATACAACGTCATGGATAATAAGCTTCTTGATATGGAAGTAAGATTGCCAAATACTCGGTTTTGTGGGTCTTCAAAAGGATGGCTGATATATGTGGAGAAGAATAATTATGCCATTACCCTTGTAAATCCATTCTTTAGGGTTAGAGGGAGGAGAGAGAAACAAAATTCACTTATCCACCTTCCTCCATTGTTGCCCCCTATAAACGATTTTTATCGTCAACACTTTGATTATTTGGTTCACAAGGTTGTAATTTCAGCAGACCCATTACTGAATGCAAATGAGTGCATTGTTGTGGTCATAACTGAGCCTTTTTCCCAACTGGCTTTTATTCGACTCGGGAAAGACTCAACCTGGACTTTTGTTGACTGGCGTCACCGTGCTCGTGGGTTTTGTGAAGTTGTTTTTCTTGAAGGCAAGTTATATGGTGTTCAATGTGATAACAGGGTTTTATCTTGTGAGATCAACTCTCGTTTTCATTCCGGCCTAAAAATAGTTGCACGGAGCTTTCTTATAAATTGGACCAAGAATTATCTGGTGTATTTAAATGAGAAAGGATTGTTGTTAGTTCACAGGCTGATTGTTAAGGATGAGGATGGGAGACCGCGTACTGTGAAATTTGTAATTTATAAACTGAATTTCAATAAGCGCAAGTGGATTGAGATAAATACTTTAGGTGATGTTGCTCTCTTTGTGGGTGATAACTCTTCATTTTCTGTGACGGCGTCAAGTTTCCGAGGATGTCTACCAAATTCCGTATACTTTAGCCATGATAGTAACAGTCAAGAAGAAGTCTTGGGAGCTGATGGTCCTCATGATTTTGGTGTGTATGATTTTGAAAATAAACGGTTTTTAACCATCGACGCCGTACATGTTTCAACTCTAGCCAAGTTGAGCAAGCAACCACCGATTTGGATCGTGCCAACATTTCAGCTGTAA
- the LOC101299627 gene encoding protein HOTHEAD-like, translating to MDFRWWRRSFSGALLSWMFFFLRISCLDKAPDFTFVHEATSAPLEIFYDYIIVGGGTAGCPLAATLSHGDAKVLVLERGGSPYTNPNITDIGNFASVLLDKSPTSPAQPFTSEDGVYNARARILGGGSAVNAGFYSRASTPYIKEAGWNQKWVEQAYEWVEQVVAFQPPMLEWETALRDGLLEVGVLPNNGYTFNHSYGTKVGGTIFDREGHRHTAADLLEYANPSSITVYLHAIVHKVLFRRIPGKRRARPQAYGVIYKDANGVRHQAYLNSDPKNEIILTAGAIGSPQLLMLSGIGPGYHLQKHGIQMVVDQPLVGQGMADNPMNVLLIPSPLPVEVSLVQVVGITRFDTFIEGASGLSLVYPLAQRLAKSFRLILNEGNYEPFKVVPEAKPIAVDTVNAVVNGTLRAGVILEKITGPLSRGHLELRNLDPDDTPFVTFNYFKEPEDLRRCIQGMRTIISVINSKAFSKFRYKKMPIEALIKLMLTLPINNRRRHANAMFSLEQFCIDTVMTIWHYHGGCQVGRVVDKEYRVLGVDSLRVVDGSTFHQTPGTNPQATVMMLGRYVGERIVHERYLSRRSEEKN from the exons ATGGATTTCAGATGGTGGAGAAGATCATTCTCTGGAGCTTTGCTTTCTTGGATGTTCTTCTTTCTTCGCATTTCTTGTTTGGACAAAG CTCCAGACTTCACATTTGTGCACGAAGCAACGTCGGCTCCGCTAGAGATTTTCTACGACTACATAATTGTCGGCGGCGGTACTGCCGGGTGTCCTCTAGCTGCTACTCTCTCGCACGGCGACGCAAAAGTCTTAGTCCTGGAACGTGGTGGCTCGCCCTACACTAACCCTAACATCACCGACATTGGCAACTTTGCTTCTGTTCTTCTGGACAAGTCTCCCACTTCCCCGGCGCAGCCCTTCACCTCCGAGGATGGTGTCTACAATGCAAGGGCACGCATCCTTGGCGGCGGCTCAGCTGTCAATGCCGGGTTTTACTCGCGTGCCAGCACGCCCTACATCAAGGAAGCGGGGTGGAACCAAAAATGGGTCGAACAGGCTTATGAATGGGTTGAACAAGTTGTGGCATTTCAACCTCCCATGTTGGAGTGGGAGACTGCTCTAAGAGATGGCTTGCTTGAAGTCGGAGTGTTGCCGAATAACGGCTATACCTTCAACCATTCCTACGGTACTAAAGTCGGAGGTACCATTTTCGACAGAGAAGGCCATAGACACACCGCCGCGGATTTGCTTGAGTATGCAAACCCGAGCAGTATCACCGTCTACTTGCATGCCATTGTGCACAAAGTTTTGTTTAGACGCATTCCCGGTAAGA GAAGGGCAAGGCCTCAAGCTTATGGTGTGATATATAAAGATGCAAATGGAGTTAGGCACCAAGCTTACCTAAACAGTGACCCCAAGAATGAGATTATATTAACAGCTGGAGCTATTGGGAGTCCTCAGCTACTGATGCTAAGTGGTATTGGGCCGGGTTACCATCTTCAGAAGCACGGCATTCAGATGGTGGTGGATCAGCCGTTGGTGGGGCAAGGAATGGCTGATAATCCAATGAACGTCCTCCTCATTCCGTCACCTCTGCCGGTTGAGGTGTCTCTGGTTCAAGTTGTAGGCATAACCAGATTTGATACCTTCATTGAAGGAGCTAGCGGATTGAGCTTGGTTTATCCTTTGGCTCAAAGGCTTGCTAAGAGCTTTAGGCTCATATTGAATGAG GGTAATTATGAGCCTTTCAAAGTTGTACCAGAAGCCAAGCCGATAGCAGTAGACACAGTAAACGCAGTTGTGAACGGGACCCTGAGAGCTGGAGTCATCCTTGAAAAAATCACAGGTCCGCTCTCCAGAGGTCATCTAGAGCTGAGGAACCTGGATCCTGATGACACTCCGTTTGTCACATTCAACTACTTCAAAGAGCCAGAGGACTTGAGGAGGTGCATTCAGGGTATGAGGACCATTATCAGTGTGATCAATTCCAAAGCCTTTTCGAAGTTCCGTTACAAGAAGATGCCAATCGAAGCTCTCATTAAACTGATGCTGACTTTGCCGATTAACAATAGGCGAAGACATGCGAACGCTATGTTTTCCTTGGAGCAATTTTGCATAGACACAGTGATGACCATATGGCATTATCATGGAGGTTGTCAAGTTGGGAGGGTTGTGGACAAAGAGTACAGGGTGCTTGGTGTTGATTCACTTAGGGTTGTTGATGGATCCACATTTCATCAGACTCCAGGAACTAATCCTCAAGCTACAGTCATGATGCTTGGCAG GTATGTGGGAGAAAGGATTGTTCATGAAAGATACCTATCTCGAAGATCAGAAGAGAAGAATTGA
- the LOC101300774 gene encoding F-box protein At2g17036-like encodes MAAVAPPLPEEAIVSLIDGNGDACVRGGVGDASSDGEVIPAVGMKGMSEMGAAGPISTAGNLNLKKSGFLLGWTMKWASGRADGPDSVGLRADWSHLPKNLLDSVLGRLELLGDYLRFSIVCKPWYWVAKDNKNIFATRQSCHPPPMLLINTDNEDTWKVYNVMDNKLLDLEVRVPNTRFCGSSKGWLIFVENNFAVTLVNPFFRVRGRTEKQNSVIHLPPVWHFRKSDHFDYYVHKAVISADPLLNANECIVVVITEPFYQLAFIRLGKDSTWTYVDWRIRGRGFDEVVFLEGKLYGVQSRNRVLSCEINTRFHSGLKLAANKFQTNYWAKNYLVCSKEKGLLLVHRLLDFEGGRHTTKFVVYKLNFNKRKWTEIDTLGDVALFVGDNSSFFVAAFRGCLPNCIYFSHDSDCNEEVLGADGPRDFGVYDIENKRFLTIDTTYVSTLAKMSRQPPIWIVPTFQL; translated from the exons ATGGCGGCGGTGGCTCCTCCACTGCCGGAAGAGGCCATTGTGAGCCTGATTGATGGTAATGGAGATGCCTGTGTCAGAGGCGGCGTTGGTGATGCCTCGTCGGACGGCGAGGTGATTCCGGCTGTTGGAATGAAGGGGATGTCAGAGATGGGGGCTGCTGGTCCGATTTCCACGGCGGGAAACTTGAATTTAAAAAAATCAGGGTTCTTGCTGGGTTGGACCATGAAGTGGGCCTCTGGGAGAGCTGATGGGCCTGATTCTGTTGGGTTAAGGGCAG ATTGGTCACATTTGCCAAAGAACCTTTTGGATTCAGTTTTAGGGAGGCTAGAGTTACTGGGAGATTATTTGCGGTTTAGTATTGTCTGTAAACCATGGTATTGGGTAGCAAAGGATAATAAAAACATATTTGCTACAAGGCAAAGTTGTCATCCTCCTCCAATGCTCTTGATTAATACTGACAATGAAGATACATGGAAGGTATACAACGTCATGGATAATAAGCTTCTCGATTTGGAAGTTAGAGTTCCTAATACTCGGTTTTGTGGGTCTTCAAAAGGATGGCTGATATTTGTGGAGAATAACTTTGCCGTTACCCTTGTAAATCCATTCTTTAGGGTTAGGGGGAGGACAGAGAAACAAAATTCAGTCATCCACCTTCCTCCAGTGTGGCACTTTAGGAAGTCAGATCATTTTGATTATTATGTTCACAAGGCTGTAATTTCAGCAGACCCATTACTGAATGCAAACGAGTGCATTGTTGTGGTCATAACTGAGCCCTTTTACCAGTTGGCTTTTATTCGACTTGGGAAAGACTCAACTTGGACTTATGTTGACTGGCGCATCCGTGGTCGTGGATTTGATGAAGTTGTTTTCCTTGAAGGTAAGTTATATGGTGTTCAATCTCGTAACAGAGTTTTATCTTGTGAGATCAACACTCGTTTTCATTCTGGCCTAAAATTAGCTGCAAACAAGTTTCAAACAAATTATTGGGCCAAGAATTATCTGGTGTGTTCAAAGGAGAAAGGATTGTTGTTGGTTCATAGGCTGCTGGATTTTGAGGGGGGGAGACATACAACGAAATTTGTAGTATATAAACTGAATTTCAATAAGCGTAAGTGGACTGAGATAGATACTTTAGGTGATGTTGCTCTCTTTGTGGGTGATAATTCTTCATTTTTCGTGGCGGCGTTCCGAGGATGTCTACCAAATTGCATATACTTTAGCCATGATAGTGATTGTAACGAAGAAGTCTTGGGAGCTGATGGTCCTCGTGATTTTGGCGTGTATGATATCGAAAATAAAAGGTTTCTAACCATTGACACCACATATGTTTCAACTCTAGCCAAGATGAGCAGGCAACCACCGATCTGGATTGTGCCAACGTTTCAGCTGTAA
- the LOC101299915 gene encoding F-box protein At2g26160-like: protein MDNKLLDLEVRVPNTRFCGSSKGWLIFVEKNLAVTLFNPFLRVRGRREKQNSIIHLPPLLSPTVAEKFYRGDLDYYVRKAMISADPLVSTTECIVVVITQPFSQLAFLRLGKDSTWTYVDVRYRARGFHEVVFLEDKLYGVQCDSRVLSCEINTRFHSGLKIAARKVQTVCYSKKYLVYSNEKDLLLVHRHMEEVDARRTLKFVIYKLNFNKRKWIEINTLGDAALFVGDNSSFLVSASSFRGCIPNCIYYSHDSNNLDVRLGPDGPHDFGVYDVENKGFLTIDTTHVSTLVKMSEQPPIWILPTIKL, encoded by the coding sequence ATGGATAATAAGCTTCTTGATTTGGAAGTAAGAGTGCCAAATACTCGGTTTTGTGGGTCTTCGAAAGGATGGTTGATATTTGTGGAGAAAAATTTGGCAGTAACTCTCTTTAATCCGTTCCTTAGGGTTAGAGGGAGGAGAGAGAAACAAAATTCAATTATCCACCTCCCTCCATTGTTGTCCCCAACAGTGGCAGAGAAATTTTATCGTGGAGACTTAGATTATTATGTTCGCAAGGCTATGATTTCAGCAGACCCATTAGTAAGTACAACTGAGTGCATTGTTGTGGTCATAACTCAGCCCTTTTCCCAGTTGGCTTTTCTTAGACTCGGGAAAGACTCAACTTGGACTTATGTTGACGTACGTTACCGTGCTCGTGGATTTCATGAAGTAGTTTTTCTTGAAGATAAGTTGTATGGTGTCCAATGTGATAGTAGAGTTTTATCTTGTGAGATCAACACTCGTTTTCACTCCGGTCTAAAAATAGCTGCACGCAAAGTTCAAACTGTTTGTTACAGCAAGAAATATCTAGTGTATTCAAATGAGAAAGACTTGTTGCTGGTTCATAGACATATGGAGGAAGTGGATGCAAGACGTACACTGAAATTCGTAATCTATAAACTGAATTTCAATAAGCGTAAGTGGATTGAGATAAATACTCTAGGGGATGCTGCTCTCTTTGTGGGTGATAACTCATCTTTCTTGGTGTCGGCTTCAAGTTTTCGAGGATGTATACCAAATTGCATATACTATAGTCACGATAGTAATAATTTGGATGTACGCTTGGGACCTGACGGTCCTCATGATTTTGGCGTGTATGATGTTGAAAATAAAGGGTTTCTAACCATTGACACCACACATGTTTCAACTCTAGTCAAGATGAGCGAGCAACCACCAATCTGGATTCTGCCAACAATTAAGCTGTGA